TGCCGACTTCCTGACAGGCTTCGTAGACGCGCATCATCAGGGGATCATCAAAGTTGAGCCCCACCTTATGTTCTCCGAAGCCTTTCGCGCCCTGATCGACCCAGGCCTGGATCATCCCGACCAGCGCTTTCACACTGCCAGCGTGTGTGGTGCGCGGGTCGACGGAGCAGAAGGGAATCAGCCGATCCGGATGAGCTTTGGCTGCAGCAAGTACTGATTCGGTCGTCTGCAGATACTTGGTCGATTCCGGCGATGTCAAAGGCAACACACAAGATTTTTCAATCTGGTTCTCGTCCATCCACCTGATCAGACCTTCCGCCGTCAGATTCTTTTTCGGATCGGTATAGGTGCCAATGTGCGTATGGACGTCAATGAAACCGGTGCCTGCTTTGATGCTGGGTTCGGCTGCCCGGACTGCTCTGGTAGGCCATTGACCGGCGGTACAACTGAGGCCAGCTAAAACGAGTGATTTGGAAAATTCGCGGCGGGAGAGATTCATATTTCGTTCCAGATAATCATTGGAGGGATCGAGGTGCGTTGATTCCATTAAAACGACCGTCGCAGGAAATACAAGTCTGGGATTCATTTTTGTTTGGGAACGCGACGGCGGTTCTCGAAGGTAATTTGCTTAACACCTTTGGGCGCAACATTCGCCTGTTCGATGCGTTCGTGAAGAATCTGTGCTAATTCGTCGCGTAATTTTTGAGTCTTCGCCTGGTTTGCCAGGTTGTGCATTTCCGCAGGATCAGACTTGTGATCGTAGAGTTCCACCCCTTCACTGCCGTTTTTGCCCCATTCGGTATAACGAAACGTGGGAGTGCGGATACTGTAACCGTTCGCATACTGCGTGAGTGCCGTTTTGCGGGATGCAGCAGTGGCGTCTTTTAAGGTCGGAACCTGGCTGATACCGGAAACCGACGCCGGTGCTTTCAGTCCACACAGGTCGGCGAGTGTGGGATAAAAGTCGACCATTTCTGCAGGAGCAGCAGCGGTCTGCCCTTTGGCGGTGACACCGGGGCCGGCGATAATCAGAGGCACGTGGGTTGCGTTTTCAAACAGTGTCGTTTTCTGCCAGTGTCCATGTTCGCCCATGTGATAGCCGTGATCGGAGGTGAATACAACGATGGTATTTTCATCAAGGCCCGTCTCTTTGAGAGCAGACAGGATATGTCCCAGTTGGGCATCGGCGAAGGTAATCGATGCGTAATAGGCCTGAATCGCCTGGCGGGCCAGCTTGTCGGGCAGATCAACCTGATTTTTTTTGCGGGTGACCGATTTCCGTGCCGACGCGGGAATGGTTTTCAGATATCCGTCCGGGCTCTGTGGTACTTTGATTTGATCGAGGGGATATTTTTCGAAATAATTTTTCGGTGCGACATAGGGGGTATGCGGTCGATACAGGCCTACGGCGAGGAAGAATGGTTCTTTGGATTCCGCGAATTTCTTTAACTGCTGAATCGCGATGTCGGCGGCAATGCCGTCGGTCTGTTCGGCATCGGTTCCCTCCGCAGCCAGCCAGCTGAGTGTGCCCCCAAAACTCCCCGGCACAAGACTGAAGATCTGGTCTTCGTCATCCACATCCCGACCGCGAGGATTGAAAGTCTGATTCCAGGAATAGGGGTCATCGTGTCCGCCAGAGCCAATGTGTTTGGGAACATTATAGTGATATATTTTTCCCACACGGGTCGCAAAGTAACCGTGATTACGAAACATCTGCGACATAGTTATTACATTGGGCACATGTTCCCGAATATAAATTCCATTGCGATGCACGAGCGTCTGATCGGGATACATGCCTGTCATGAACGAGGCTCGGCTGGGACCACATAACGGGAACTGACAGTAGGCGTGCTCAAAGCGAACGCCCTGCTTTGCCAGTTGGTCAATATTGGGAGACTGTACCTGTGTGTGGCCATAACAGCCCAGGTCACAGTTCAGATCGTCGCAGATCAGAAACAGAACATTGGGTTTCGAATCGGCGGCGGAAGCAGGTTGGGTGGTTATGAGAACACAAAACAGAAAACAGAAGATGAATCGACCGAGGCTGTTGATCATGAATGCGCTCCGTTATTAAAGAATGGAATGACATTGTCTGTTCCATCCATGCTAGCAGACCCGGTCCTTGAATTCAGCTAAGAATTTTGCATTGGAGCCAGAAAAAGTGTGATCCTTTTCCGGTAATGATCACCCCTGCACTTTGGCGACGAATGATTCCATGATCGCCAGTGTTTCCGGGCTGACATGATGTTCGATGCCTTCGGAATCTGTCGCAGCCGTCTCTTCGCTGACGCCGAGTGCAATCAGAAAGCTGAGGACGATTTCATGGCGGCGGCGGGAATCTTTCGCAAGGCGCGCGCCCTGTGTGGTCAGTTCGACAGGACTGTAAGGCTCAGTGGTGGCATAGCCATCCCGCTGCAGACGGGCTACGGTACGATTGACGGTCACATGGCTCACAGCAAAGTGTTCCGCCAGATCTTTCACCCGGCAGACGCCCTGCTCTTCTATCATTTCTGCAATCGCTTCTACATAGTCCTCTGCAATTTCGGTTGCATGATCCACACGCGTGCGTTCGTGTTGATTCTTAGGTTGCTGCTTCTTTGCCATCCTGTCTCGCCTTGAGTGTCGTTAGTGATTTCTGGCGTTCCATGGTACCGAGATCCGGGTGAGTTTGACAGCCTTAAAGAAACGGAATTGGATTCGAAGTGCAAGCGAATTCAACTCTTAACACAATGAGCACTTTCCATTGAATGCAGGAACAAAATCACTGCAAACTGAATGAAATTGCGATAAATTCCTGATAACTAATCTTGTTTACAGTAGCTGTTCAACCTAATCTAATGATTTGTACCAGAGTTTTTTTATATCAGGTTTAAAATGATTCCTCGATTCGACTTTTCTGTTCCCGCTGCTGTTTGTTCTGTGTTCCTGCAAAATACTAAGCCAGACCGCAGACGCTGGCAGCCTTTGATTATCTCACGTTTTTTGCTGGGACTGTGTCTCTGTCTGGCAACTTCCTGCGGCAGTTCGACTACCACGGAAAAGAAAAATTTGTCCCCACTGCATGAAGCCATTTCGTCATCTCAGCAATCCAATAACAAGGGTTCTGCCCCCAGCAGACCACGGGAGCGTCCATCCCCGAAAACATCCCGTACTGACAATTCTACAGCAATGCGGCCTGATAAGAATTCGACCGAGCTGGTGTTTAAAATTGTTGCCTTGCATAAGAATGTGAATCAGTTTCTGGATCGGCCGGATAAGAAAATCGATCAGGCGAGCAGTTCAGCGCAAAGATCCCTGGATTCCACACTGCAACAAAACTTCAGTTTTTATCGGCCCGGTTCGGTACGCGTCGATCTGAGACAGAACAGACTCTCACTCAGATCGAACGCAGCGGACATCAGCGATCTGGTACGAAAGATGAATGAGGTCTGCTATCAGATGGTGACGATTGCTCCGTTGGACGAGACGCTCCGCGAAACGCTGGCGGCAGAATCCGGCGAGGACTCCCTGGTAAAACAGGAGCTACACTATTTCATTCACAAAATCAGTCCTGAATATCAGACACAGGTGGACCAGAATTTTCAGATCGGTTCGGAAGCGTTACGACTCATTCTGAATGAACGCTTTAAAAACGAAGTGCCTGAATATGTACCAGGCTCACTGGTGCTGGACCTGGAATACAAAAAGCTGACCTTTGAGGTCATTACCTACCCCAGCCAGAATCTGGGTGTTCAGATCAATAGCCTGTATCAGCTGCCAGTTTCCATTGGAGCCAAACCCTATCGAACCATCGAACAGCGCACAGACCAGCAGCTTAAACCCAGCCAGGTCACCTACGAGATTGTCGGTATCGCTGATTTTCATGAACGCGCCATGGAAGATCAGTACGGTTATAATTTCTGGCGCAGGGATCTGATCAGGACTCTGACGGATCGTCTGGAAACCGGTCTGCCGGGCTATGTACCAGACACCCTGGATGTCAACCTGGTAAAGAAAACCATCACGTTTCAACTGGATCACACCCCTGATCACCGGGTGAGTGACTTCATCAACAATAAATCTGGTGATCAACTTGCAAGCGTGAAGTTTAAGGTACTGGCAGAGCCTGTTCTGGTGGAAGACCCCGGCCCGGTCTACCGGACACCAAACAGACCTATGAAACGTGTTGTGCTGAAGATTTTACTCGTCGAAAAGATGCTCGTAGAGAAATTCAAACGGCCTCAGTCACTACTCGCAACTCAACTACAAGATATCTATCGCCATCTGGATGATTATCTGGGAAGAGGTGTCGACGGATATATCGGAAAGTCAGTCGGAGTTGACTTTGAGGCTATGCAGCTCTCCTTTCTGATTGATCGTGTCCCCCCGGATGACCTGACTAAAATGGTGAATGGGATTCGCTTTCTGGATCTGGATGTCGACCAGGAACTGGTTTCTGTGGAAGATTTTGAGTATGACCCGCAAGCCTCTGAAAAAACCATGTATTTCAGTTTTGTCAATCGGGGACAAAAACTTCCGCAGTTTGACAAGATCACACAGAAGCATGTAGCGGACGGAAACCTGGGGGCAATTGAAGGCTATATTCCGGGTTCCCTGAAG
The sequence above is a segment of the Gimesia algae genome. Coding sequences within it:
- a CDS encoding amidohydrolase family protein; this encodes MESTHLDPSNDYLERNMNLSRREFSKSLVLAGLSCTAGQWPTRAVRAAEPSIKAGTGFIDVHTHIGTYTDPKKNLTAEGLIRWMDENQIEKSCVLPLTSPESTKYLQTTESVLAAAKAHPDRLIPFCSVDPRTTHAGSVKALVGMIQAWVDQGAKGFGEHKVGLNFDDPLMMRVYEACQEVGIPLLFHIDTIRGKDVPGLKRLENALKTFPELNFIGHGPGWWASISGGLTPKELGGYPKDKVKPGGAIDDLMSRYPNIYGDLSAGSGANSISRDLEFGTEFLIRRQDRILFGTDYLAPGQNVPQFELFEKLELPAEVRAKINRENAIKVLKLT
- a CDS encoding sulfatase translates to MINSLGRFIFCFLFCVLITTQPASAADSKPNVLFLICDDLNCDLGCYGHTQVQSPNIDQLAKQGVRFEHAYCQFPLCGPSRASFMTGMYPDQTLVHRNGIYIREHVPNVITMSQMFRNHGYFATRVGKIYHYNVPKHIGSGGHDDPYSWNQTFNPRGRDVDDEDQIFSLVPGSFGGTLSWLAAEGTDAEQTDGIAADIAIQQLKKFAESKEPFFLAVGLYRPHTPYVAPKNYFEKYPLDQIKVPQSPDGYLKTIPASARKSVTRKKNQVDLPDKLARQAIQAYYASITFADAQLGHILSALKETGLDENTIVVFTSDHGYHMGEHGHWQKTTLFENATHVPLIIAGPGVTAKGQTAAAPAEMVDFYPTLADLCGLKAPASVSGISQVPTLKDATAASRKTALTQYANGYSIRTPTFRYTEWGKNGSEGVELYDHKSDPAEMHNLANQAKTQKLRDELAQILHERIEQANVAPKGVKQITFENRRRVPKQK
- the mntR gene encoding manganese-binding transcriptional regulator MntR, yielding MAKKQQPKNQHERTRVDHATEIAEDYVEAIAEMIEEQGVCRVKDLAEHFAVSHVTVNRTVARLQRDGYATTEPYSPVELTTQGARLAKDSRRRHEIVLSFLIALGVSEETAATDSEGIEHHVSPETLAIMESFVAKVQG